The Papio anubis isolate 15944 chromosome 10, Panubis1.0, whole genome shotgun sequence genome includes the window GATTGATTCACTCTGGACAAGCTTTGCCTGGTCTCTGGTGTCTTTAGTTTCAGGAACCTCGCGCTTTCCAGCAGCAAGTAAATATTGTGTTAGGGAGGTCTCAGATTCCGCTACCTCAGTGGTATGTGCCTCATCTAATTTAGGAATATTTTGAGAAGAACTAGTTTCTATCATTTCTCCTAAAGTGGAGAAAGAAGTTTCATTTTGGACTTCTtcataacatttttcttctccagAAGCATCAatgtttgtaattatttgttcacctggattctgtttttcttcagtCATCAAGAATGGGAAGCACTGACTCAGGGAGAGCTGTCTATGGAgtgtgtcagcctcctgaatatcacCTCTGTGGTCTTCTAAAGTGGCATCTGTATATTCCTGTGCCCTACCATCCTGCTTTGGAAATGATGCCAACTCTGGTTCTACAGTGCATTCTTCTTCTATTTCACCAACCTCTAAAGGCTTTTCCTCACTTACTGCTTTTTTCAAATGTGAGATGAAACTTCTGTCTCCATTTTCTAGAGAACATTTTTTCTCAGAAAGATCAGTTTCTTCTACATCTGCAGATGAGGTTGGAAATAGGGCACATGATTCACTATAGATTTCTTCAGAAAAGGATTTAAGAGAaagatcagtttttaaaatgtctaagtTTTGTTCCTGTACATGTCGGACttctttttctaaagaaatgGAATTTTCATCAATACTACTTTTCTCCACCATAGTTCTATATGAAAGCTCCTGACTGGAAGAAATTTCTTGACTggcaaatacattattttgcacatttttagaGATACTCTGTGTATCAGGTTGTAATGTTTCAGGGCtaggaattttttctttataatgtatTTCCTGCTGTTCCCTAGTTTCTTGCCCTTGGAACTCCATAGCTGGATCTCCTATATGAGAATGCATTTGTTTTAGATCAAACACAATGTTCTCAGTGTCAGCTGTTTCGGAAGCAGGatgttggattttaaaataagcttcttCTGGTTGACTACTATCTAATTCTTGGAATTTCACATCTGTGTGTTTTATTTGAGTGTGAAACTGCTTTAAGTCAAATGTAATAGGTGATTCATGTTCAACTCTTTTAGAAATTGCAGGTTTATCTATAAgacttattttttcctgttgttcCCTTTCTTGTGTTTCAGATTCCTTATGAGTTTGAGAGGAAAGCAGCTTTAAATTTATTGCAATGTTAGCTGAATTTGATTCAGtatttggagacattttctctGTCTGACACATATTTGCATTTAGATTACTTGATCTTGATTCTCTTTGCTTTAATGAAAAGGCTTTGTCATCAATCTTCTTTTGAGGAGGATTAACGAATGATGTTCTGGTAGGTCTTTTTTCTAGAACTCGTTTTTCTACATGTAATTTTTCAAATTCAATAATTCTATGCTTCACTTTTTTCCCCGGGTAGTGTATCTCTTCACCAAGGGATTCTTCATGTGCAACGGCAGACAAATCTTTTGTATTGTAACTGTCAGAAATTCTCTCAGAGTGAATATTTGGTAAATAGTCACTTTGGGCATATTCttgtacattttccttttctgatctaccaagttttccaaaattgtttccTACGTCTTTCTTAATAGTGATATCACTGAAATCatcaacaaatggataaacagtACCCTCTGCTTGGTGCAGCTTTGATTTTTCACTTACATGTCTCTCTTTCCCTTCAGCCTGACATTGTATGAATTCAGCCCTGATGGGCTTGTTGGTTTTTATGGTTCTTGAAGCACCACGCACAAATCTGGGAATTTTTTCTCTAGAAGGTACGCAACGCACCTGGTCTTTCTGGTCTATCTGCTTAATGGTCTCAAGGCTTTGAAAATAGTCCCTTACTgaatattcttttacatttgtccAGGGAGTAAAAGGACCAGCTGGATAATCATAAAAATGTGCCCTTACAGATTCTCCCTGGACTTGCACTTGCTGATCTCTGgaatattttccataaatttcACCAATATTTTCGAATTGACTATTCTCCCTATAAGTGACAGGCTCCACTGTTAGATCTGAAACACTTTCAGCTGTCCCTGAATTGTTTTCAGCaacacatttatattttccaGAATCTTGAGAATTAACGTCTTTAATATATAATCGGTGGCTACAATTAACTTCTTCAAACTGAAACTTATGGTTCTGCTTTAAAAGGACTCCATTTTGAAACCATGTTACAACTGGCTGGGGCTCACCAGATATTAAACATTCAAGAATGATGGAATCCCCTTCTCTACACCTGGCATGCTTTGGCATTTCTTGTAACATTTTTGGTGGCTCATTAGTAACATcagacaaaaatacaaatttgtgTTTTGGTGACTGAGTAGCTTGATCTTGAGGCATTGCTTCAGGTTCTAGCTCCTCAGTTTGAAACATCTCTTTATCCTCTTCTGGGATAGGAGTAGCTGCTGTTACCTGGATTTCTACAGGAAAGGAAAGCAATTCTGTATCTCCAGAGGGAGGAACTGGTGGGTTAGTGTTTAACACATGAAGATTTGTTTGGCCCTCTTGACTCATAGATGGGTGGGCACCTTTTGCTTGATCAAACACCAATGCTAGCTCTTCTTCCTCATCAAAGTAGTCATGGAACACTGGGATTTTATGTGTTTTGacatcatgtttttgttttgctttcactTTAAGCATACCGGTTGTTTTTACTGTTCCATATTGGTTAAATAGCACACAAGTAATAGAACCTTCATTCTGATGATGAACAGACAGAAGAGTTAATATTGAATAGTTTTCCAAAGAATGAATGATAAAGTTTTGATTACGTGGGATTGGCATGTCATTGTTATACCATGTCACGATAGGTTGAGGATATCCTTGAAAATGGCACACGAAATTACAACTGTCACCTTCATAAATTTCTTGAGATTCAATTTCTTGAAGAAATGAAGGTGGGCAACGTTGTGGGTGTTTtcgaaaagaattttcaaaaaatctcatgttttccTCCTTCTGTTCGGTTTTGAATTCATCGATTTGTGTAGAAGCAGAGAGTTGTAATTCTCTTACATCATCCTTTCTTATTCTTTCACTAGctatttcttcactttcttcaaCATTTACAAGTGTACCAAAAGATTCGCTGGCATGTGGTGTAATAGCTTGAGACACCTTTTCAAGAGTCTCACATACTTCCTCCTTCTCACATACATTAGTGATATATGTGGGTGACTCTCCAACTGTAGTAGTGGCCATAATTTCTTCCAGTTGTTCTCTTGCTTGGATATTTTCATTTCCTAGAATTTCACCATATAAATGGTCTTTTGGTAGACTTTCTTTTACCAATGACTCTTGGCTCATTCTTATTTCAGTCTGGAAAATTTCTTCATCAACAATAGTTTGAAAGCTTGTGGGAAGTTCCTCAGATTCTATATTTTGATCCATTTGATTAGAAAGGCCGTGTGGATTTTGCACAATACTCTCAGCTGAATTATTTACCTTATAACTTTCAGCTAGATCAGACATACATCTGATTTTCATGTCCTCTCTAGAGAACAGAATATCTTTATCACTAGCTTCACTTCTCAAAGTTCTTGAGCTTATTTCAGAAGACGTATCTAAaagagataatttctttttctccattaacATTTTTCTAGCCTCCCTTAAACGTTGCAACTTCACTTGGGTCTCCCTGTCCAGAAAACTTTCACCTACATTAAGCCATCCTCTTATGTCAGATTTACTTTCTAAATATTCTTCATCATACATGTAATCTGTTTTCTTGGCAGAACTCATTGTCTTAAAATGTATAGTTCTCACCATTCCCTTTTGTTCCACATCTTGTTTTTTGTTAAAGGGAGAGCCAGTAAACCTCAGGTCAACCTTTATCCTGTCTTCTCCCCTTTCAGCCAAAGCCTccacattttcatgtgtctgttctGCTCTTTTCAGaaattctaaatatttctcaTCTTGCCCTTTTTGGATAACAAGCAATGATGCAGTTGATTCAGCAGACCCTTCACTATTAATTGCTAGTAATCTATAACTTCCAGAATCTCTGTCTTGGACCCTTTTAATCTCTAAGCTGGAAGAGTGATGGTGTAAATCACTCTCAGCTTTTATAATCCGACGAAGACCTGTTGGAATGGGCCGACTGTTATGAAACCAAGTCATTTCTGGAGTTGGACAGGCAATTAATCTACATGTAAAAACAACTGGTTCACCCtctaaaacatatttaaacataagtTTTTGGGTA containing:
- the LOC103876352 gene encoding LOW QUALITY PROTEIN: muscle M-line assembly protein unc-89-like (The sequence of the model RefSeq protein was modified relative to this genomic sequence to represent the inferred CDS: inserted 2 bases in 1 codon; substituted 1 base at 1 genomic stop codon) — protein: MAAKRYASRISSTSSWPEYFKPSFTQKLMFKYVLEGEPVVFTCRLIACPTPEMTWFHNSRPIPTGLRRIIKAESDLHHHSSSLEIKRVQDRDSGSYRLLAINSEGSAESTASLLVIQKGQDEKYLEFLKRAEQTHENVEALAERGEDRIKVDLRFTGSPFNKKQDVEQKGMVRTIHFKTMSSAKKTDYMYDEEYLESKSDIRGWLNVGESFLDRETQVKLQRLREARKMLMEKKKLSLLDTSSEISSRTLRSEASDKDILFSREDMKIRCMSDLAESYKVNNSAESIVQNPHGLSNQMDQNIESEELPTSFQTIVDEEIFQTEIRMSQESLVKESLPKDHLYGEILGNENIQAREQLEEIMATTTVGESPTYITNVCEKEEVCETLEKVSQAITPHASESFGTLVNVEESEEIASERIRKDDVRELQLSASTQIDEFKTEQKEENMRFFENSFRKHPQRCPPSFLQEIESQEIYEGDSCNFVCHFQGYPQPIVTWYNNDMPIPRNQNFIIHSLENYSILTLLSVHHQNEGSITCVLFNQYGTVKTTGMLKVKAKQKHDVKTHKIPVFHDYFDEEEELALVFDQAKGAHPSMSQEGQTNLHVLNTNPPVPPSGDTELLSFPVEIQVTAATPIPEEDKEMFQTEELEPEAMPQDQATQSPKHKFVFLSDVTNEPPKMLQEMPKHARCREGDSIILECLISGEPQPVVTWFQNGVLLKQNHKFQFEEVNCSHRLYIKDVNSQDSGKYKCVAENNSGTAESVSDLTVEPVTYRENSQFENIGEIYGKYSRDQQVQVQGESVRAHFYDYPAGPFTPWTNVKEYSVRDYFQSLETIKQIDQKDQVRCVPSREKIPRFVRGASRTIKTNKPIRAEFIQCQAEGKERHVSEKSKLHQAEGTVYPFVDDFSDITIKKDVGNNFGKLGRSEKENVQEYAQSDYLPNIHSERISDSYNTKDLSAVAHEESLGEEIHYPGKKVKHRIIEFEKLHVEKRVLEKRPTRTSFVNPPQKKIDDKAFSLKQRESRSSNLNANMCQTEKMSPNTESNSANIAINLKLLSSQTHKESETQEREQQEKISLIDKPAISKRVEHESPITFDLKQFHTQIKHTDVKFQELDSSQPEEAYFKIQHPASETADTENIVFDLKQMHSHIGDPAMEFQGQETREQQEIHYKEKIPSPETLQPDTQSISKNVQNNVFASQEISSSQELSYRTMVEKSSIDENSISLEKEVRHVQEQNLDILKTDLSLKSFSEEIYSESCALFPTSSADVEETDLSEKKCSLENGDRSFISHLKKAVSEEKPLEVGEIEEECTVEPELASFPKQDGRAQEYTDATLEDHRGDIQEADTLHRQLSLSQCFPFLMTEEKQNPGEQIITNIDASGEEKCYEEVQNETSFSTLGEMIETSSSQNIPKLDEAHTTEVAESETSLTQYLLAAGKREVPETKDTRDQAKLVQSESITSMEVEEVTFNTVYEYYNQKQESLGRPFSPESDISIGVGSTTSEEISELDQFYTPPSSVEYFESPKSPDLYFNPSDVTKQSSIYSGGETVERYSTPLGEVTERYSTPSEGRXRERYSPHSRATQRDIYTLGEAGPLXRYSTPQGETLERYSTPPGETLERYSTPPGETLERYSIPTGGPNPTGTFKTYPSKIEREDSTPNEHFYTPTEERGSADEIWRSDSFGTPNEAIEPKDNEMPPSFIEPLTKRKVYENTTLGFIVEVEGLPVPSVKWYQNKSLLEPDERIKMERVGNVCSLEISNIQKGEGGEYMCHAVNIIGEAKSFANVDIMSQEERVVALPPPVTHQHVMEFDLENTTSSRTPSPQEIVLEVELSEKDVKEFEKQVKIVTVPEFTPDHKSMIVSLDVLPFNFVDPNMDSREGENKELKIDLEVFEMPPRFIMPICDFKIPENSDAVFKCSVIGIPTPEVKWYKEYMCIEPDNIKYVISEEKGSHTLKIRNVCLSDSATYRCRAVNCVGEAICRGFLTLGDSEIFAMIAKKSKVTLSSLTEELVLKSNYTDSFFEFQVVEGPPRFIKGISDCYAPIGTAAYFQCLVRGSPRPTVYWYKDGKLVQGRRFSVEESGTGFHNLFITSLVKSDEGEYRCVATNKSGMAETFAALTLT